Proteins from one Esox lucius isolate fEsoLuc1 chromosome 19, fEsoLuc1.pri, whole genome shotgun sequence genomic window:
- the LOC105030727 gene encoding kelch repeat and BTB domain-containing protein 13, giving the protein MDLPYLPGLDSGIAKLKLVVEGAVFTEEKDFLVQSCEYFQALYRSGMKECRQQEIHLKGLCARGFLIALVVLRGERPILDADEIVEAIECAAFLQVQPLAKHLVEIIDSDNCLLMYHTAANFGLMALYHAAAMFIRNMYHDLESEVRKSLPIELVLYVESLVPSTFVAVGAHSTCGVNETIHVGNRTLCHLDDDGKSWKVLTELPPKASTSMAGVTVLDNKLYVVCGIQLQGAQKQAVESCFCYNVESDEWSTFASPKQLRYNFPLVGLDGCLYAIGGEYKQTIMSSVETYKVGTGRWSFAAHLPRPVAGAACTKSMGRIFVCLWKPMETTEIYEYLTRNDQWLLVTTLIRHQSYGHAIVAHRDNLFVMRNGPQDDFLRCMMDCYNLSTGQWTTLPGHFANSKGSLFTAVVRGDSAYTLNRTMTLEYAIEGKTWKPRNQMKGFPRSGSLWTFFLRLPKGNR; this is encoded by the coding sequence ATGGATTTGCCATATCTCCCAGGACTTGATTCAGGGATAGCCAAGTTAAAGTTAGTAGTGGAGGGTGCCGTTTTTACAGAAGAGAAAGATTTTCTAGTCCAGAGCTGTGAATATTTCCAAGCTCTCTACCGTTCAGGGATGAAAGAATGCCGGCAGCAGGAAATCCACTTAAAGGGTCTGTGTGCTAGAGGATTTCTGATTGCACTGGTGGTTTTGCGAGGTGAGAGACCCATCCTGGATGCTGACGAAATTGTGGAGGCCATAGAATGTGCTGCCTTCCTGCAGGTGCAGCCTTTGGCCAAACATCTTGTTGAAATTATCGACTCTGATAACTGCCTGCTCATGTATCACACCGCTGCGAACTTTGGCCTAATGGCTCTCTACCATGCTGCTGCAATGTTCATCCGGAACATGTACCATGACTTAGAATCCGAAGTCAGAAAAAGCTTACCGATAGAGCTTGTTTTGTATGTAGAGTCTTTAGTTCCTAGTACATTTGTAGCAGTTGGAGCCCACTCAACGTGTGGTGTGAATGAAACCATCCATGTCGGCAATAGGACTTTGTGCCACCTGGATGATGATGGGAAAAGCTGGAAGGTCCTCACAGAGCTACCCCCAAAGGCCAGTACTTCTATGGCTGGAGTAACTGTTCTGGACAACAagctgtatgttgtgtgtggaaTACAGTTGCAGGGTGCCCAAAAGCAAGCTGTGGAGTCCTGCTTCTGCTACAACGTGGAGTCCGACGAGTGGAGCACGTTTGCCAGTCCAAAACAATTGAGGTACAACTTCCCTCTCGTGGGCCTGGATGGATGTCTTTATGCCATTGGGGGAGAGTACAAGCAAACAATTATGTCTTCAGTGGAAACGTACAAAGTTGGCACCGGAAGGTGGTCATTTGCTGCACATTTGCCACGACCAGTCGCCGGAGCAGCATGCACCAAAAGCATGGGCCGGATATTTGTGTGCTTGTGGAAGCCAATGGAAACCACTGAAATCTATGAATACCTAACCAGAAATGATCAGTGGTTGCTTGTCACTACTCTGATAAGGCACCAGAGCTACGGTCATGCCATTGTGGCTCACCGGGACAACCTATTTGTCATGCGTAACGGGCCCCAAGATGATTTCTTAAGATGTATGATGGACTGCTACAACCTTAGCACAGGTCAGTGGACAACCTTGCCCGGTCACTTTGCCAACAGCAAAGGCTCCCTGTTCACGGCCGTGGTGAGAGGCGACTCAGCTTACACTCTAAACCGAACCATGACTTTGGAATATGCAATAGAGGGGAAGACATGGAAGCCCAGGAATCAGATGAAGGGTTTCCCTAGAAGTGGATCCCTGTGGACATTTTTTTTAAGGCTGCCCAAGGGAAACAGATAA